A single window of Streptomyces cathayae DNA harbors:
- a CDS encoding L-lactate permease: protein MYVQELEPVAGSLGLSALVAALPLVIVLVLLGGFRMKAHLAGLIGLLGAVLVACLAYGMPWDQAASSAVQGAVFGLFPIMWIVVNALWVYRMTVHTRHFDILRRSFGRLSDDPRIQALVVAFCFGALLEALAGFGAPVAISAVMLVALGFDPVRAAIVALVANTAPVAFGAMGTPVVTLAQVTGLPLDSVASVVGRQTPLLALVVPLVLVWLVDGRRGLRDTWVPAVVCGVAFAVAQFVASNYVSAQLADIAAAMAGAGALVAVPHARVPASEAVRTSVLTGVRSEELDEEDPRGEVLRAYAPYALIVVVFSVAQIPVVKDWLAGATRKTDWPFLDVAAPNGEPVGANVFTWPLVSTGGTLVLLAGVATAVVLGVHARVAVREWAATVYELRFAILTVTSVLALAYVMNLSGQAATIGYFVAAAGAGLAFLSPVLGWFGVAVTGSDTSANALFGALQVTAARESGLSPDLLAAANSSGGVLGKMISPQNLTIACAAVGLAGKEGDLLRKVLPWSLGLLLLMCLIVVGQSTTALGWMLP, encoded by the coding sequence GTGTACGTCCAGGAACTGGAACCAGTCGCCGGCTCACTCGGTCTCTCCGCCCTCGTGGCGGCATTACCCCTCGTGATCGTCCTCGTCCTGCTCGGCGGCTTCCGCATGAAGGCGCACCTGGCGGGCCTGATCGGGCTGCTGGGAGCCGTCCTGGTGGCCTGCCTGGCGTACGGCATGCCATGGGACCAGGCGGCCTCCAGCGCCGTCCAGGGAGCCGTCTTCGGCCTCTTCCCCATCATGTGGATCGTCGTCAACGCGCTGTGGGTGTACCGGATGACGGTCCACACCCGGCACTTCGACATCCTGCGCCGCTCCTTCGGCCGGCTCTCCGACGACCCGCGGATCCAGGCCCTGGTCGTCGCCTTCTGCTTCGGGGCCCTGCTGGAGGCGCTCGCCGGTTTCGGCGCCCCCGTCGCGATCTCCGCCGTGATGCTCGTGGCGCTCGGCTTCGACCCGGTGCGTGCCGCGATCGTCGCGCTGGTCGCCAACACCGCGCCGGTGGCGTTCGGCGCCATGGGAACCCCGGTGGTCACGCTCGCCCAGGTCACCGGGCTGCCGCTGGACTCGGTGGCGTCCGTCGTCGGACGCCAGACCCCGCTGCTGGCCCTCGTGGTGCCGCTGGTGCTGGTCTGGCTGGTGGACGGGCGGCGCGGACTGCGGGACACCTGGGTGCCCGCGGTGGTGTGCGGGGTCGCCTTCGCCGTCGCCCAGTTCGTCGCGTCCAACTACGTCTCCGCGCAACTCGCCGACATCGCCGCGGCCATGGCGGGCGCAGGCGCCCTGGTCGCCGTACCGCATGCGCGCGTGCCGGCCTCCGAGGCCGTACGCACCTCCGTACTGACCGGCGTGCGCAGCGAGGAACTGGACGAGGAGGACCCGCGCGGTGAGGTCCTGCGGGCGTACGCCCCGTACGCGCTGATCGTGGTGGTCTTCTCCGTCGCGCAGATCCCGGTGGTCAAGGACTGGCTGGCCGGGGCGACCCGGAAGACCGACTGGCCCTTCCTCGACGTCGCCGCGCCGAACGGGGAGCCGGTCGGCGCCAACGTGTTCACCTGGCCGCTCGTCTCGACCGGCGGCACCCTCGTCCTGCTCGCCGGGGTGGCCACCGCGGTCGTGCTCGGTGTGCACGCGCGCGTGGCGGTCAGGGAATGGGCGGCGACCGTGTACGAACTGCGCTTCGCCATCCTCACGGTGACCTCCGTGCTGGCGCTCGCCTACGTCATGAACCTCTCCGGCCAGGCGGCGACGATCGGCTACTTCGTGGCCGCGGCCGGTGCCGGACTGGCCTTCCTGTCGCCCGTGCTGGGCTGGTTCGGCGTCGCCGTCACCGGGTCGGACACCTCGGCCAACGCCCTCTTCGGCGCCCTCCAGGTGACCGCCGCCCGGGAGTCCGGGCTGTCGCCCGACCTGCTGGCGGCCGCGAACAGTTCGGGCGGTGTCCTCGGCAAGATGATCTCGCCGCAGAACCTCACCATCGCCTGTGCCGCCGTCGGGCTGGCGGGCAAGGAGGGAGACCTGCTGCGCAAGGTGCTGCCCTGGAGCCTCGGTCTGCTGCTCCTGATGTGCCTGATCGTGGTGGGGCAGAGCACCACGGCGCTGGGGTGGATGCTGCCCTGA
- a CDS encoding phosphomannomutase/phosphoglucomutase, whose amino-acid sequence MAADLSQIVKAYDVRGIVPDQWDEPLAELFGAAFARVTDASAIVTGHDMRPSSPGLSGAFARGAAAHGVDVTEIGLCSTDQLYYASGALDLPGAMFTASHNPARYNGIKLCRAGAAPVGQDTGLAEIRELVEKWSETGAPEPVGPTGTITRRDTLGDYAAHLRSLVDLTAGRPLKVVVDAGNGMGGHTVPTVLADLPLTVVPMYFELDGTFPNHEANPLDPANLVDLRQRVREEGADLGLAFDGDADRCFVVDERGEPVPPSAITALVAARELARNGGKGTIIHNLITSWSVPEVVEENGGTPVRTRVGHSFIKAEMATHGAIFGGEHSAHYYFRDFWNADTGMLAALHVLAALGGQQGTLSDLVAQYDRYVGSGEINSTVDDQAARLTAIRAAYEGREGITLDELDGLTVTAADWWFNVRPSNTEPLLRLNAEARDEATMTRVRDEALDIIRG is encoded by the coding sequence GTGGCTGCTGATCTGTCACAGATCGTGAAGGCGTACGACGTACGTGGGATCGTCCCCGACCAGTGGGACGAGCCCCTGGCCGAACTCTTCGGCGCGGCCTTCGCCCGGGTGACCGACGCGAGTGCCATCGTCACCGGCCACGACATGCGGCCCTCCTCGCCCGGACTGTCGGGCGCCTTCGCCCGCGGGGCCGCGGCCCACGGCGTCGACGTGACCGAGATCGGCCTCTGCTCCACGGACCAGCTCTACTACGCCTCGGGCGCGCTGGACCTGCCCGGCGCGATGTTCACCGCCTCGCACAACCCGGCCCGGTACAACGGCATCAAGCTGTGCCGCGCGGGTGCCGCCCCGGTCGGCCAGGACACCGGGCTGGCGGAGATCCGTGAACTCGTGGAGAAATGGAGCGAGACGGGTGCCCCCGAGCCGGTCGGCCCGACGGGAACGATCACCCGGCGGGACACGCTGGGCGACTACGCGGCACATCTGCGCTCCCTCGTCGACCTGACCGCCGGCCGCCCCCTGAAGGTCGTCGTCGACGCGGGCAACGGCATGGGCGGGCACACCGTTCCCACGGTGCTGGCGGACCTGCCGCTGACCGTCGTCCCGATGTACTTCGAACTCGACGGCACCTTCCCCAACCACGAGGCCAACCCGCTCGACCCGGCCAACCTCGTCGATCTGCGGCAGCGGGTCCGGGAGGAGGGCGCCGACCTCGGCCTCGCCTTCGACGGCGACGCCGACCGCTGCTTCGTCGTCGACGAGCGGGGCGAACCGGTCCCCCCGTCCGCGATCACCGCCCTGGTCGCCGCCCGTGAACTGGCCCGCAACGGCGGAAAGGGCACGATCATCCACAACCTGATCACCTCCTGGTCGGTGCCGGAGGTCGTCGAGGAGAACGGCGGCACACCGGTACGCACGCGCGTGGGCCACTCCTTCATCAAGGCCGAGATGGCCACGCACGGCGCGATCTTCGGCGGGGAGCACTCGGCGCACTACTACTTCCGCGACTTCTGGAACGCCGACACCGGCATGCTGGCCGCCCTGCACGTCCTCGCCGCCCTCGGCGGCCAGCAGGGCACCCTGTCCGACCTGGTCGCCCAGTACGACCGCTACGTGGGCTCGGGCGAGATCAACTCCACGGTCGACGACCAGGCGGCCCGGCTCACCGCGATCAGGGCCGCGTACGAGGGCCGCGAGGGCATCACCCTGGACGAACTGGACGGCCTCACCGTCACCGCCGCCGACTGGTGGTTCAACGTCCGCCCTTCCAACACGGAGCCCCTCCTGCGCCTGAACGCCGAGGCCCGCGACGAGGCGACCATGACCAGGGTCCGCGACGAGGCCCTGGACATCATCCGAGGCTGA
- a CDS encoding Trm112 family protein has product MPLETGLLEILACPACHSPLKEQDSELICTGEECGLAYPIRDGIPVLLVDEARRPG; this is encoded by the coding sequence ATGCCGCTGGAAACCGGCCTCCTGGAGATCCTCGCCTGCCCGGCCTGCCACTCCCCCCTCAAGGAGCAGGACAGTGAGCTGATCTGCACCGGCGAGGAATGCGGCCTGGCGTACCCGATCCGCGACGGCATCCCCGTCCTCCTCGTCGACGAGGCCCGCCGCCCCGGGTAA
- a CDS encoding SIS domain-containing protein — protein sequence MIDESLLDSPEGLAEADRRGLLRGAAEAGARVRTAARYAAEAGVHDLKPDGRPRAVLIAGPGAAATQTADLLGTLAGAGSPVTRLAPTGVAPAAGALRWELPGWAGSVDLLLIATPDGTEPGLSLLSEQAYRRGCTVVAVAPARTPLADAVNGSHGLFVPMATAPYEQDEQEEPLASSAPGALWALLTPLLALLDRTGLLTAPPDALEKVADRLDRIAERCGPAIAIYNNPAKTLAAELADSLPVVWTEGTSAGPAGRRFAAALAELSGNPAVVAELPEALGVHSALLAGPLAARANPDDFFRDRVEELPALHTRVVLLRDRPIGGLTAAPAARELALSHDTPISELEPEEGGELETLAELIAVTDFAAVYLALTSGA from the coding sequence ATGATCGACGAATCGCTGCTCGACTCACCGGAGGGCCTCGCCGAGGCCGACCGCCGCGGGCTGCTCCGCGGCGCCGCCGAAGCGGGCGCCCGCGTCCGCACCGCCGCCCGGTACGCCGCCGAGGCCGGTGTCCACGACCTCAAGCCCGACGGCCGTCCCCGCGCCGTGCTGATCGCGGGCCCCGGCGCCGCCGCCACCCAGACCGCCGACCTCCTCGGCACCCTCGCCGGCGCCGGCAGCCCCGTCACCCGGCTCGCGCCCACCGGCGTGGCCCCCGCCGCGGGCGCCCTGCGCTGGGAACTGCCCGGCTGGGCCGGCTCCGTGGACCTGCTCCTGATCGCCACCCCGGACGGCACCGAACCGGGCCTGTCCCTGCTCTCCGAACAGGCCTACCGGCGCGGCTGCACCGTCGTCGCGGTGGCCCCCGCCCGCACCCCGCTCGCCGACGCGGTCAACGGCTCCCATGGCCTGTTCGTCCCCATGGCGACCGCGCCCTACGAGCAGGACGAGCAGGAGGAACCGCTCGCCTCCTCCGCCCCCGGAGCCCTGTGGGCGCTGCTCACCCCGCTGCTCGCACTGCTGGACCGCACCGGCCTGCTCACCGCCCCGCCGGACGCCCTGGAGAAGGTCGCCGACCGGCTCGACCGCATCGCCGAACGCTGCGGCCCGGCCATCGCCATCTACAACAACCCCGCCAAGACCCTGGCCGCCGAACTCGCCGACTCGCTCCCCGTCGTATGGACCGAGGGCACCTCGGCCGGCCCGGCGGGCCGCCGCTTCGCCGCCGCGCTCGCGGAACTGTCCGGCAACCCCGCCGTCGTCGCCGAACTCCCCGAGGCGCTCGGCGTGCACAGCGCCCTGCTGGCCGGCCCACTCGCCGCCCGCGCCAACCCGGACGACTTCTTCCGCGACCGCGTGGAGGAGCTGCCCGCGCTGCACACACGCGTGGTGCTGCTCCGCGACCGTCCGATCGGCGGCCTCACCGCCGCCCCGGCCGCCCGCGAACTGGCCCTCAGCCACGACACACCGATCAGCGAACTGGAACCGGAGGAGGGCGGCGAACTGGAGACCCTCGCCGAACTGATCGCCGTCACGGATTTCGCCGCCGTTTACCTGGCGCTCACCTCGGGAGCCTGA